The following proteins come from a genomic window of Aquimarina sp. MAR_2010_214:
- a CDS encoding RHS repeat-associated core domain-containing protein yields the protein MKNTSIYLKFFILFFVLTLGYGQDKLSYTPSEISSAISSGTALDFSPNLNILTNATTVSSATSLILRVDSDQPPYGWFRYGLTLNVTPRLSNGTFDTSKRYEVKLSVAHNTVSGSGSSGIGVSKHVISDSYGARITIQQGSYENLGAGLAADLNGYVPENIALSSELSLENYKQLSDTTPDVTGVYDTSHNELSVSWGSVEGVDHYQLEWTWIDSYGPTFDTALTPSQVKFSTRDFEKNNTRIQTTNSTYSIPLIYSKGYIIYRVRAVGRYQSNVSKYKYGRWSSGATSKTTVSSWPDVYQLTSDHEKSKNWQFQSSYAEEGKKKEVVSYFDGTLRNRQTVTKINSDDNTIVGEVIYDAQGRVAVEVLPVPTTQKQIGYVRDFNQSTLQAGTPYDYTDFDLNSQNVLDQSTTAKAMATSNGASKYYSAANDSGGDFKDRVPDAEGHPFSQIEYMPDNTGRIRRKSGVGVTHQLGSGQEMEYYYGTPEQKELNRLFGYSVGNKAHYKKNMVIDPNGQASISYIDPQGRTIATALSGYTPTNLIGTSDEVDASGLLHKELNVDLLGKLSREAKDTNADNNIKTATQAYGALEDALEYAGTKVSAFAENRTFNYSVANDPFFEYACTTTNNVQYPLVYDLAIDVLDIDGNSLISGSKKQKIDLSKGTPGKFVLPEFVSPVKRGSYSITKSLVVSRESLEAYADAYVKKLQDKNDACYVSPEEVTNLPVLSFEGCFVTCEDCEKALIADYGGRASYVTTQVANYDYSKLDYLSAAELANEKTRLSEVFGIQWDALVRACNAPCADGTIDATDTTEDIVANSISCGIAASALLNDMKPLGQYGAYIANIYNNQNSNNAGSSTSANSAKLNIYNESNELYSARTSSGVFNSWRNPRHASYDAAPSGTGVYTKGHYYNEEGTISYVKIKQTIKISTNDAGEVQEDISYTPKLQEGAVIIEKPGDRDFVYVEPQYLANVSDFLSDAIWQEQWASSLLVYHPEYCYLEYANAVCEVTATVSGAKMNSDGFDMYLQSVKTYTAAKTAGLLGALETLSSRDPYFSSVIPRVENTTSHGARKDIIKESLTQNYNGSDKNVMEFTLATLVCNSISSCDLGLGANPTAGAIVGKVDTFTDVAKKDQFWNTYKANYATAKQTIQSLFGNIYGINKGCYNGCIGTQAAPTTLLTVLSNYSTAVNNKVEGLITGTANGLCKDAHVAQYDKKEKRFKPSDNLYSSGDNSRDIYDDLAGFTNYEYYVATGVCPKARDLEMYLTYYFKEYGSGISTSNAYTGAYLSPALFTDLGGEHPTDVAITVKNTKTNGDRTLQIRFNQNNLDVGDIPIEVSLPAASVFGKTWGNYGTSNWMITNIKQIYPSYDDVAKVFKYSLVAEVRIGTGSTATTQEVILTGSTQARISNCSITDADGIGEYIGDGSGTDISGCNNTSRFETGIRNLLYELEKNNTINNASVTLDALDSYKGSYLATFFGAGTAVWRTGPVGTYTIDVAGVTKFTMVLEKALDAATIKIITGANVNYLYNAKSEITEQQLNITYREADHFPKVVTAKLYESCATTGKCRLINLLCCGDINDLVGTPDGICVDESFYGKKFEESFVSLLNALITKGKMASDNLYKLIPLKDYSLYNNFLQDFFKFNSAYYCQSNPFDCDQAIDFSNKNYIFSGLSFYQSPFNSSRKSSILKIKFSDIHETHFSTASDLRNIQEIQGFTYLGVINRSQKFNLKYLDREGVLKETELYSRQIRDNVAIYQRNKIEYLYFGCDLMDKYINYSLQADPDSLDNTDVDVCSTNSYEENQLEELLKGSFNAALKLKKGDITKEAAATIYDELFFGNFKLNERYKTLLEPYYVENRPNLVYDNDFSSYRTNLYGSMFNEVAINHHLTIIANYKTGSLLRYIMYFEEDFFNVSEIIDIKIIRTGLEKDYYESKICTITFKDNLGNIKTAKNVKIESVRDEKVPGTTNSLTQLKLVLCDVLKVNVSSPPMLSRSLAFNKPKSIIDKSYFDRISVRHANVENNNFENSFAPSSSRTNELSARSATVIPDETIPCGPTVCVPPLVEPVSCTAKYAAYTTVMNRIGDKEEGDVVSEEEFCKNSLQYLVDDYDYYLTKFKITSTLNLHYMSMARFGATEFNFGYPGMSKPYKDKPAIIDLYFTHTSGSGTIKTWAAFTTDYLNQPENKGVCVPRAFLTDFSDVTIDVPEDSDCKQFVKSVRAAYTRDAYESFITIKREEFVKGYIKKAIDNAVETFDMKYFDKEYQYTLYYYDQSGNLLQTVPPEGVDRFTKAELLATNTSGVTLNDQINQHRANNIAKEDADLLPNHELLTQYRYNSLNQLVWQKTPDGGITRFAYDKLGRIIASQNAKQRINNRFSYTTYDELGRITEAGELIPDKGISINDTTGKLVYTTGGNEVLTRVEDNYPVNVAANRVEVTRTRYNDLQIAATEIFETVLDADNYASTTRNRVSAIYYYDTFGTATIERQYNHAIFYTYDIHGNVKELVQHNKQMALTLDDPTSGMKRTQYAYDLISGNVNTVTYQKGKPDQFIHEYEYDADNRIVNVKTSDHGMIWEQDASYQYFAHGPLARTILGDKKVQGIDYAYTLQGWLKGVNSESLSPDTDMGGDGANGSKVAKDAMGYSLSYYTGDYKSVGTTNATSFAYSNTSGLQSSKNLYNGNIKQMVTSLIDNNESMLASQSNHYEYDQLNRIKKMQGYKIAGTVGTKNYSSEYAYDNNGNLDTLKRSAVNSQGTVVNMDDLTYTYKTVTDPDTGLQKRSNQLGHVDDAIAGSQFNDLEDQNPDNYTYDAIGQLISDKKEGITNIEWRVDGKVKKITKSNGTTISFAYDGLGNRISKTVLPENKTTLYARDAQGNTMGVYEANTSGSVATDMRLREHHIYGSSRLGLEEKNILLTTTDTPAITTFSNTVGDKRYELSNHLGNVLSVVSDRKSAITTGNLTTFTPDVLTFSDYYPFGMLLPNRHGNSADYRYGYQGSEKDDELKGEGNSYTTHFRQYDPRVARWLSIDPVTFPNESPYTSMKNNPILFNDVKGDCPPCVVVAAWLASLEGATVVTAGVVTTVGIYQQRDNIRNGARALGNLAERAFTLPSETPSIVPGGFTPNESPKLEVETFPAVSEALRQEIMEQVLPVQDNIPAFRGGMSRIPVELQAPSIETIPEFNDSNFLNTILNASYGGYVGEVPTANGKFTINESGFFEGEFRKNGRDIIGQAEVTINPDDNSITFGEIEVFDALDKYVLSAQNLVGPTAHRQLIRDLTEFAKSEGYDFLRLGFYRDRPEGSELPDSDDRLIEIPIK from the coding sequence ATGAAAAATACTAGCATATATCTTAAGTTTTTTATTTTATTTTTTGTTTTGACCCTAGGTTATGGTCAGGACAAATTATCCTATACTCCATCAGAAATTAGTAGTGCGATTAGTTCAGGTACTGCACTTGATTTCAGTCCTAATCTAAACATTTTAACCAATGCAACTACGGTTTCATCGGCTACGAGTTTGATTTTACGAGTAGATTCAGATCAGCCTCCCTATGGATGGTTTCGTTATGGATTAACCCTAAATGTAACTCCAAGACTATCTAACGGTACTTTTGATACATCAAAGCGTTATGAAGTAAAATTATCGGTAGCACATAATACGGTTTCAGGATCAGGAAGTAGTGGTATTGGTGTAAGCAAACATGTTATATCTGATAGTTACGGCGCTCGTATAACCATTCAACAAGGTTCTTATGAAAATCTAGGGGCAGGTTTGGCTGCAGATCTCAATGGTTATGTTCCAGAAAACATAGCCCTTTCATCAGAGTTATCTTTGGAGAATTATAAGCAGTTATCAGATACCACACCAGATGTTACCGGAGTATATGATACATCTCATAACGAATTATCGGTAAGTTGGGGATCGGTTGAAGGAGTAGATCATTACCAGTTAGAATGGACCTGGATAGATAGTTATGGGCCTACTTTTGATACCGCACTAACTCCGAGCCAGGTTAAGTTTAGCACCCGTGATTTTGAGAAAAACAACACTCGTATTCAAACTACAAATAGTACGTATAGTATTCCACTAATTTATAGCAAAGGATATATCATCTATAGAGTACGCGCAGTAGGTCGTTATCAGTCGAATGTTTCGAAATATAAGTATGGAAGATGGAGTAGTGGAGCTACATCAAAAACTACAGTTTCCAGTTGGCCTGATGTCTATCAGTTGACCAGTGATCATGAAAAATCTAAGAACTGGCAATTTCAGTCAAGTTATGCAGAAGAAGGTAAGAAAAAAGAAGTAGTTAGCTATTTTGATGGTACGCTACGTAATCGTCAAACGGTTACCAAGATCAATTCAGATGACAACACTATTGTAGGTGAGGTGATCTATGATGCGCAAGGTCGTGTTGCAGTAGAAGTATTACCAGTTCCTACAACACAAAAGCAAATAGGGTATGTCAGAGATTTTAATCAGAGTACCTTACAAGCAGGTACCCCATATGATTATACAGATTTTGATCTGAATAGTCAGAATGTTCTGGATCAGTCTACTACCGCAAAAGCTATGGCTACATCAAATGGCGCGAGTAAATACTATTCTGCAGCTAATGATAGTGGTGGAGATTTTAAGGATCGAGTACCTGATGCAGAGGGACATCCCTTCTCTCAGATCGAATATATGCCAGATAACACGGGACGTATCCGTAGAAAGAGTGGTGTGGGAGTTACCCACCAATTGGGTAGCGGTCAGGAGATGGAGTATTATTATGGTACTCCAGAGCAGAAAGAATTAAACCGTTTGTTTGGTTATAGTGTAGGGAATAAAGCACATTATAAAAAGAATATGGTGATTGACCCTAATGGTCAGGCCAGTATTAGTTATATCGATCCACAAGGAAGGACTATTGCTACTGCATTATCAGGGTATACTCCGACGAACCTGATCGGAACCTCAGATGAAGTAGATGCCAGTGGGTTATTACATAAAGAGCTAAACGTTGATCTGTTAGGTAAGTTATCCAGAGAAGCCAAAGACACTAATGCCGATAATAATATAAAAACAGCTACTCAGGCCTATGGCGCATTAGAAGATGCCTTAGAATATGCAGGTACCAAGGTTTCTGCTTTTGCAGAAAACCGAACGTTTAACTATAGTGTTGCTAATGATCCGTTTTTTGAATATGCCTGTACTACAACCAACAATGTACAATATCCTTTGGTATATGATCTGGCGATTGATGTCTTAGATATCGATGGGAATTCTCTTATTTCGGGTTCCAAAAAACAAAAGATAGACCTAAGTAAAGGAACCCCAGGGAAGTTTGTATTACCAGAATTTGTATCACCGGTAAAGAGAGGGAGTTATAGTATTACCAAAAGTTTGGTGGTGAGTAGAGAATCTTTGGAAGCATATGCAGATGCGTATGTTAAAAAGCTTCAGGATAAAAATGATGCCTGTTATGTCAGCCCCGAAGAGGTAACCAATTTACCGGTACTTAGTTTTGAAGGATGTTTTGTGACTTGCGAAGATTGTGAGAAAGCTTTAATAGCTGATTATGGAGGGAGAGCTTCTTATGTAACTACTCAGGTAGCCAATTATGATTATTCAAAATTAGACTATCTATCCGCTGCAGAATTAGCCAATGAAAAGACAAGATTGAGCGAAGTGTTTGGTATCCAATGGGATGCTTTAGTTAGAGCTTGTAATGCCCCTTGTGCAGACGGTACGATTGATGCTACCGATACCACCGAGGATATCGTAGCCAATTCGATTAGTTGTGGTATAGCAGCATCAGCATTGCTTAATGATATGAAACCATTAGGTCAGTATGGCGCATATATAGCAAATATATATAATAACCAGAATTCAAATAATGCAGGATCGTCTACTTCTGCCAATAGTGCTAAGCTGAATATTTATAATGAATCCAATGAGTTGTACAGTGCCAGAACTTCTTCGGGAGTCTTTAATAGCTGGCGAAATCCTCGTCATGCATCATATGACGCTGCACCAAGTGGAACAGGAGTATACACAAAAGGACACTATTATAACGAAGAAGGTACGATCAGTTATGTAAAAATAAAGCAAACAATCAAAATTTCTACCAATGATGCGGGAGAGGTACAAGAAGATATCAGCTATACTCCAAAATTACAAGAAGGCGCCGTTATTATAGAAAAGCCAGGTGATCGTGACTTTGTATATGTAGAACCCCAATATCTTGCTAATGTCTCTGATTTTCTAAGTGATGCCATCTGGCAGGAGCAATGGGCATCATCATTGCTAGTATATCACCCTGAATATTGTTATTTAGAATATGCCAATGCTGTTTGTGAAGTCACTGCCACGGTTAGTGGAGCAAAGATGAATTCTGATGGCTTTGATATGTACCTGCAATCTGTTAAAACATATACAGCTGCAAAAACAGCAGGTTTACTAGGAGCATTAGAAACGTTATCAAGCAGAGACCCTTATTTTTCGAGTGTAATCCCCAGAGTAGAAAACACGACCTCCCATGGAGCACGAAAAGATATCATCAAAGAATCTCTTACTCAAAACTATAACGGTAGTGATAAGAATGTAATGGAGTTTACTTTGGCAACTTTGGTATGTAACAGTATCTCGAGTTGTGATTTGGGCTTAGGAGCGAATCCAACAGCAGGAGCTATAGTGGGTAAGGTAGATACATTTACCGATGTTGCAAAAAAAGATCAGTTCTGGAATACGTATAAAGCAAATTATGCCACTGCCAAGCAAACGATCCAAAGCTTATTTGGTAATATTTATGGGATAAACAAAGGATGTTATAATGGTTGTATAGGTACACAAGCAGCCCCTACCACATTACTTACAGTACTATCTAATTATAGTACCGCAGTCAATAATAAAGTAGAGGGGTTAATTACGGGTACCGCTAATGGATTATGTAAGGATGCGCATGTAGCTCAATATGATAAAAAAGAGAAGCGTTTTAAGCCATCTGATAATTTATATAGTTCTGGTGATAACTCAAGAGATATTTATGATGACCTGGCAGGGTTTACCAATTATGAGTATTATGTTGCAACCGGAGTTTGTCCCAAGGCCAGAGACTTAGAGATGTACCTTACGTATTATTTTAAGGAATATGGCTCAGGAATCAGTACAAGTAATGCCTATACGGGAGCTTATCTAAGTCCTGCACTATTTACTGATTTAGGAGGAGAACATCCCACAGACGTTGCTATTACCGTAAAAAACACGAAGACAAATGGAGATAGAACGCTTCAGATTCGATTTAACCAAAATAACCTGGATGTTGGTGATATCCCGATTGAAGTAAGTCTGCCGGCAGCATCTGTTTTTGGCAAGACCTGGGGGAATTATGGAACCTCGAATTGGATGATTACCAATATCAAACAAATCTACCCTAGTTATGATGACGTCGCCAAAGTATTTAAATACAGTCTGGTAGCCGAAGTACGTATAGGTACTGGTAGTACTGCCACTACTCAGGAGGTTATTTTGACAGGTAGTACTCAGGCTCGAATCTCTAATTGTAGTATTACAGATGCTGATGGTATAGGAGAATATATAGGTGATGGTAGTGGAACAGATATCTCTGGGTGTAATAATACCTCACGTTTTGAGACCGGGATACGAAATCTGTTATATGAGCTCGAAAAGAATAATACGATCAATAATGCGAGTGTAACTCTGGATGCATTAGATTCATACAAAGGGAGTTATCTGGCGACCTTCTTTGGAGCCGGAACAGCAGTTTGGAGAACAGGTCCTGTAGGTACGTATACCATAGACGTAGCCGGAGTGACTAAATTCACGATGGTACTAGAGAAAGCATTAGATGCAGCAACTATAAAAATAATCACAGGAGCCAATGTAAATTACTTGTATAATGCCAAAAGTGAGATTACAGAGCAGCAATTAAATATAACCTATCGCGAAGCCGATCATTTTCCTAAGGTAGTCACTGCCAAGTTGTATGAATCTTGTGCTACTACCGGTAAATGTAGATTGATCAATCTCTTGTGTTGTGGGGATATTAATGATTTGGTAGGAACTCCGGATGGAATTTGTGTAGACGAATCATTTTATGGCAAAAAGTTTGAAGAAAGCTTTGTGTCTTTATTAAATGCATTGATTACAAAAGGGAAAATGGCATCCGATAATTTATACAAACTTATTCCCTTGAAAGATTATTCACTATATAATAATTTTTTACAAGATTTTTTTAAATTTAATAGCGCATATTATTGCCAATCTAACCCTTTTGATTGCGATCAGGCTATTGATTTTTCTAATAAAAATTATATATTTAGTGGTTTGTCATTTTATCAATCACCATTCAATAGTAGTAGAAAATCTAGTATTTTAAAGATAAAATTTTCAGACATCCATGAAACTCATTTCTCTACCGCATCAGATTTAAGAAATATTCAAGAAATTCAAGGGTTTACTTATTTAGGGGTAATCAATCGTAGTCAAAAATTTAATTTGAAATATTTAGATAGGGAAGGTGTTTTAAAAGAAACTGAATTATATTCTAGACAAATTAGGGATAATGTAGCTATTTATCAAAGAAATAAAATAGAATATTTATATTTTGGTTGTGATTTAATGGATAAGTATATTAATTATTCTCTTCAAGCTGATCCTGATAGTTTAGATAATACAGATGTGGATGTATGTTCTACTAATAGTTATGAAGAGAATCAACTAGAAGAGTTGTTAAAAGGTAGTTTTAACGCGGCTTTAAAACTTAAAAAAGGAGATATAACAAAGGAAGCAGCTGCGACCATATATGATGAACTTTTTTTTGGTAATTTTAAATTAAATGAGCGATACAAAACATTGTTAGAGCCTTATTATGTAGAAAACCGACCTAATCTTGTTTATGATAATGATTTTAGTTCATATAGAACAAATTTGTATGGTAGTATGTTTAATGAAGTAGCAATTAATCATCACTTAACTATTATCGCAAATTATAAGACAGGTTCGTTGTTAAGATATATAATGTACTTTGAAGAAGATTTTTTTAATGTCTCTGAAATAATAGATATAAAAATTATTAGGACGGGGCTTGAAAAAGATTATTACGAAAGTAAAATTTGCACTATTACCTTTAAAGATAATTTAGGGAATATTAAGACAGCAAAAAATGTTAAGATTGAATCTGTTAGAGACGAAAAAGTCCCAGGAACTACTAACTCTTTAACTCAATTAAAATTGGTGTTATGTGATGTTTTAAAAGTAAACGTTTCTTCTCCTCCTATGCTAAGTCGTTCATTAGCTTTTAATAAACCGAAAAGCATAATTGATAAATCGTATTTTGATAGAATATCTGTAAGACATGCTAATGTAGAAAATAATAATTTTGAAAACTCCTTTGCTCCATCATCAAGTAGAACTAATGAACTTTCAGCAAGATCCGCCACCGTTATCCCAGACGAAACCATACCTTGTGGTCCTACCGTTTGTGTTCCACCGTTGGTAGAGCCTGTAAGTTGTACAGCGAAGTATGCTGCTTATACAACGGTAATGAACCGTATCGGAGATAAAGAAGAAGGAGATGTAGTGTCAGAGGAAGAATTTTGTAAAAACTCGTTACAATACCTGGTTGATGATTATGATTATTACCTCACCAAATTTAAAATCACCTCGACCTTAAACTTACATTATATGTCTATGGCTCGCTTTGGAGCTACCGAGTTTAATTTTGGTTATCCTGGGATGAGTAAACCTTACAAAGATAAGCCAGCTATTATCGATTTATACTTTACACATACTAGTGGTAGCGGTACAATAAAAACCTGGGCAGCCTTTACTACAGATTACCTTAATCAACCGGAGAACAAAGGTGTTTGTGTACCAAGAGCCTTCCTTACAGATTTTAGCGATGTTACTATAGATGTCCCAGAAGATAGTGACTGTAAGCAATTTGTAAAAAGTGTACGAGCTGCGTATACCAGAGATGCTTATGAGAGTTTTATCACGATCAAACGCGAAGAATTTGTTAAAGGATATATCAAAAAAGCAATCGATAATGCTGTAGAGACTTTTGATATGAAGTATTTTGATAAAGAATATCAATATACCCTATACTATTATGATCAATCCGGTAACCTGTTACAAACAGTTCCTCCAGAAGGAGTGGATCGTTTTACCAAGGCAGAATTATTGGCCACAAATACATCAGGAGTAACACTTAATGATCAGATCAATCAACACCGGGCAAATAACATAGCCAAAGAGGATGCAGATCTCTTACCAAATCATGAGTTGCTAACACAATACCGTTACAATTCTCTCAATCAGTTGGTATGGCAAAAAACACCAGATGGCGGGATTACCCGTTTTGCTTATGATAAACTGGGTAGGATTATAGCTTCTCAGAATGCAAAACAACGTATTAATAACAGATTTAGCTATACTACCTATGATGAGTTGGGTAGAATCACCGAAGCAGGAGAACTGATACCAGATAAAGGAATAAGTATCAATGATACTACGGGTAAATTGGTATATACCACAGGAGGCAATGAAGTCCTTACACGAGTAGAAGATAACTACCCTGTTAATGTCGCTGCAAATCGAGTAGAAGTAACCCGTACACGATATAATGATTTACAAATTGCAGCAACAGAGATCTTTGAGACGGTGCTGGATGCCGATAACTATGCAAGCACGACACGTAATCGCGTATCTGCAATTTATTACTACGATACCTTTGGTACAGCTACAATCGAACGCCAATATAACCATGCGATTTTCTATACCTACGATATCCATGGTAATGTAAAAGAACTGGTACAGCATAATAAGCAAATGGCACTAACGCTAGATGATCCTACTTCGGGTATGAAACGCACCCAGTATGCCTATGATCTGATTAGTGGTAATGTAAATACGGTAACTTATCAAAAAGGGAAGCCAGATCAGTTTATTCATGAATATGAGTATGATGCTGACAACCGTATTGTTAATGTCAAAACTTCTGATCATGGAATGATCTGGGAACAGGATGCGAGTTATCAATACTTTGCACATGGTCCACTGGCAAGAACAATACTTGGAGACAAGAAAGTACAGGGAATTGATTATGCATACACCTTACAAGGATGGTTAAAAGGAGTAAACTCAGAAAGCCTAAGTCCTGATACCGATATGGGAGGAGATGGAGCCAATGGTTCTAAAGTAGCCAAAGATGCTATGGGGTATTCACTAAGTTACTATACCGGTGATTATAAATCAGTAGGTACGACCAATGCGACCTCATTTGCATATAGCAATACATCAGGATTACAAAGCAGTAAAAACCTGTATAATGGTAATATCAAGCAGATGGTGACCAGTCTGATTGATAATAATGAATCTATGCTCGCATCACAGAGTAACCATTACGAGTATGACCAGCTTAACCGTATTAAAAAAATGCAGGGGTATAAAATAGCAGGAACAGTAGGTACTAAAAATTATAGCTCAGAATATGCATATGATAATAATGGCAACCTCGATACTTTAAAGCGATCAGCAGTCAATAGCCAGGGTACGGTAGTGAATATGGATGACCTTACCTATACATATAAAACGGTTACTGATCCCGATACGGGATTACAAAAACGTTCTAATCAGTTAGGGCATGTAGATGATGCTATTGCAGGTAGCCAGTTTAATGATCTGGAGGATCAGAATCCAGATAACTATACATATGATGCTATCGGACAACTGATTTCTGATAAAAAAGAAGGAATTACCAATATCGAGTGGCGTGTAGATGGTAAGGTGAAAAAGATCACCAAAAGTAATGGTACAACAATAAGCTTTGCTTATGATGGTCTGGGAAATCGTATTTCTAAAACGGTACTACCAGAAAACAAAACCACGCTGTATGCACGCGATGCCCAAGGGAATACGATGGGGGTATACGAAGCAAACACCAGTGGGTCTGTTGCTACCGATATGCGTTTACGTGAGCATCATATCTATGGTAGTAGCCGATTAGGGTTAGAAGAAAAGAACATACTGCTCACGACTACAGATACGCCTGCTATAACTACTTTTAGTAATACCGTAGGAGACAAGCGCTATGAATTAAGTAATCATTTAGGCAATGTGCTAAGTGTGGTAAGCGACCGTAAGAGTGCGATTACTACCGGGAATTTAACTACCTTTACACCAGACGTTCTTACATTTAGTGATTACTATCCTTTTGGTATGTTGTTACCTAATAGACATGGTAATAGTGCAGATTATAGATATGGATATCAAGGGAGTGAGAAAGACGATGAGTTAAAAGGAGAAGGAAATAGTTATACTACACATTTTAGGCAATATGATCCAAGAGTTGCAAGATGGTTAAGTATTGATCCTGTTACTTTCCCTAACGAGTCTCCATATACATCTATGAAGAATAATCCTATTCTCTTTAATGATGTTAAAGGAGATTGTCCTCCTTGTGTTGTTGTGGCAGCTTGGCTAGCATCTCTAGAGGGAGCTACTGTAGTAACTGCAGGTGTTGTTACAACCGTAGGAATATACCAACAACGAGATAATATAAGGAATGGAGCTAGAGCTCTTGGTAATCTTGCGGAAAGGGCGTTTACATTACCTAGTGAGACTCCTTCAATTGTTCCAGGAGGTTTTACTCCTAATGAATCACCGAAATTAGAGGTGGAAACATTTCCAGCAGTGTCTGAAGCTTTAAGACAAGAAATAATGGAACAAGTACTACCTGTTCAAGATAATATTCCTGCATTTAGAGGAGGAATGAGTAGAATACCAGTAGAGTTACAAGCACCTTCAATTGAAACTATTCCTGAATTTAATGATTCTAATTTTTTAAATACTATATTAAATGCATCTTATGGTGGATACGTTGGAGAAGTGCCAACAGCAAATGGTAAGTTTACTATTAATGAAAGTGGGTTTTTTGAAGGAGAATTTAGAAAAAATGGAAGAGATATAATTGGACAAGCAGAAGTAACAATTAATCCTGATGATAATTCAATAACATTTGGAGAGATTGAGGTTTTTGATGCATTAGATAAATATGTTTTATCGGCTCAAAATTTAGTTGGTCCAACTGCACATAGACAACTAATAAGAGATCTAACGGAATTCGCAAAATCAGAAGGATATGATTTCTTGAGATTAGGTTTTTATAGAGACCGTCCCGAAGGTTCTGAACTTCCTGATTCAGATGATCGTTTGATTGAAATACCTATAAAATAA